The region tGGTCGACGACAAGGACGGCCACTTTATTGTACGCGAAGGCGACCAAATCACGCCGCGCTATCAGATCCGAGGCATGCTGGGCCAAGGCACCTTTGGCAAGGTGGTCAACTGCTACGACCGCAAGCTGCGCAGGTGTGTCGCAATCAAAGTCATCCGGGCCGTGCAAAAGTACCGCGATGCAAGTCAGATCGAGATCCGGGTACTGCAGTGCCTGCGCCAAAACGACCCGCTAAACGAGTACCAGTgcgtgcagctgctcgagacgtTTGATTTCCGGAATCACGTCTGCATCGTGTCGGATCTGCTGGACCGCAGTGTGTTTGATTTTCTCAAAGACAACCACTTCCAGCCCTTCCCTTGCCGCAATATTTGGTACTTTGCCAAACAGCTCTTCAAGAGCGTCGCATTTCTGCACGGCCTCTCGCTGATCCACACGGATCTAAAGCCCGAGAATGTGCTGCTTGTGGACGCTTCGTACGACGTCGTTGccacctcgcggcgcgccaatgcacgcaagaagcgcgtcctgcgcaaCGCAGACATCCGCCTGATCGACTTTGGCAGCGCGACCTTTAACGACGAATACCACTCGGGCGTCGTTTCCACACGGCACTACCGTGCCCCAGAGATTATCCTGGGGATGGGGTGGTCCTACCCTTGCGATGCATGGTCCTTGGGATGCATACTCGTGGAATTCTTTACCGGAGATGCCTTGTTCCAGACGCACGACAACTTGGAGCATTTGGCGATGATGGAAATGGTATTGGGGGGGTTGCCAGACGACTACCGGCGCAAGGCAGAGACATACAAGCCAGAATACTTCCGCAACGGCCACCTCGACTATCCGAAACCCGAGACGAGCAAGCAGAGCCGGCGGTACGTGCAGAACATGAAGCGCCTGCAAGACATTGTCgcagcgcccgccgcctACGCGAAACACAACCAGGCGTTTGTctcgctcctgcgccgcctaCTCGAGTTTGACCCGGCCAAGCGGATCACCATGCAGGAAGCGCTCTTGCACCCATACTTTGACCTCCAACCCAATGAGATCCCGCCCTAGAGGGCATGCATCACGATAGATACCACGGCCATTCACGACTAAGTAATGTGGAAACCACGTTTTTTTTTTCTACCAAGCCAATGCTACGCACTTACTCGGGCTTGGCGGTGCCCTCCTGGAACAGGTAGGTGAGGTGGCACTTGCCGCAGTACTGGCGGTTGTGGTGCCACGCCATAAAGATACCAGGGCCGCACTCGGGCGAGGGGCACTCACGGCGGAGCTGCTTGACCGAACCGTCATCATTGATGCGGTAGTACTTCAGCGTGGCCATCTTGACCTTCTTGTGCTTGTGCTTGATCTTCTTGGGGGTGGTGTACGTCTTCTTCTTACGCTTCTTGGCACCACCACGCAGGCGAAGCACCAGGTGAAGGGTCGACTCCTTCTGGATGTTGTAGTCCGAAAGAGTGCGgccgtcctcgagctgcttgccggCGAAGATCAGGCGCTGTTGGTCCGGAGGAATGCCCTCCTTGTCCTGGATCTTGGCCTTGACATTCTCGATGGTGTCCGAAgactcgacctcgagggTAATCGTCTTACCCGTAAGGGTCTTGACGAACACTTGCATGACGAAAAGCTAACCAAACAAAGTGTGGTGTCTTCTGATGGTTAGATGCCGCACGGCAAAAAGAATACGCACTGCTAAGCCAAACAAGTGAGGAGCAAgaaggcggcgcgccgcccttTCCTTTTGTACGCCCAGCGTGGGAAAAAAAAGTAGTCACGTGAAAACTAGGTCGATCGGGCTATGACCGCATCGGGCTCCGGCtccgcgcacgctccgcgcggcggcgtggagGTGCGTTCCGGGGGGGCTGCACAAACGCATagtccgcctcgagcggctgctcgagcagcgtgaGCCCTTTTTTGCACGCGTCAATCGCTTGCCGCGCTTCGTCTTGCGTCTCGTATTGGAGAAGAGCATAGCCCTAGGAGTTAGCCAGAAAACCTACCTTGACATAGCCCGTGCGCCGATCTAGGTTCAGGTGCAGGTCCTTGACCTTGCCGAAATCGAGAAAGAGGTCCATTACATCGTCCTCGGTCGCTTCTTCGTGCACATTGGTCACGACGACAATCCACCCTTCGACGGCTGCGTTAGACGCTCAACGTAcatcgcgcagcttgctCCTCCGCATCGCCAGCGGCGCCATCCAGGCGCTCAAACGTGCCCGACTTGACCCCATCGAGGTCATCGGACGCCCCAGGTCCAAagccgcgcccgcgccgccgcacacTGGGATCTACAGGTGAGAAAAGAGAACATACCGTCGTCCAGGTCCATCTCCGCACCcccgtcgcgctcgtaccgctcgcgcgcgtcgctcatcGTGGTGTGGTGTCACGTGACACAGCGCACGGCTTGCCCAGAAGCATGACGCTGGGCGGGGGCGTCGCAaccgtcgcgcaggcgctggacgagcgcctgccgcAGATTCACGCTGGAGTGCACGCTTCTAAGCCGCAGAATGTCGAtcggctcgcgccgcaggaTGCACttgcgtgcgtcgagcgcgaggcggcgtcgctcgtcgacgcccatcgccaggcgcgcgacgcgtgcgtcgcggcaAAGGAGACGGACagcaccgacgcgccggcactgtacgaagaggcgctggcggGTGTAGTGTGGGCCAAGGTGCACAACTACCTCATGCAGGGCTCGGtagagcagctcgacgatctCGTGGAGCGCTTCGACATAGCGCTGGCTTTGCAGCGGctcggtacgtcgcgcaaCTAACGCAGGTGTCGCGGACCCTACGCTTCCTATGGCAGCTCTGGAAGACTGGATGGAGCGCTCGACGATCGCCGAGTGCATGGCGCTCTTTGACTATGCGGAATCGCGCGCGGCTTTCCTGACCGAGGTACGTCGTGCTCCTAACGCAGAATATGGCTGCCAATGGAGGCAAAGGACTGGTCCTTCTGCGGCTGTGTAACGAGCTGCTTCGTCGTCTGTCCAAGGCGCATCAGTCGCAAGCCGTCTTTGCGGGGCGCATCCTCACCTTTCTCTCCTCGCACTTTGCCATCGGCGAGCGGAGTGGTGTGAATCTCAAAGGCGAGTTCCACGTCGAGAATGCCACGTCCATCGAGGCTGTGGAAGTGCCGGAATCcatggacgaggacgacgcaTCTGCCGAGGGCCAGGCATCCAACCCCCACTTTTATACCCTGTTTTGGAGCCTGCAGCAGTTCTTTGCGCGGCCTGTGCACCTCTTTGACCAGGCGACCGACACGCCttgcgccgaggccgtcgctgcgatgcacctcggcgacgatgTGCGCGCCCCGATGAAGGCTTTCCAGCTCGCATCCGAATGTGTCCTCTCGGTGCTGCAACACTACAACAAGGCAGAGGCACACCCGACGAGCGAGGCCAAGCTCGACACGTACAGCACCGAGGCGTTTTACCCCAAGTACCTCAGCGGCCGCCCGCTGCTGGCCTATGAGCTGAGCGACATCTTGTTCCGCCGGCACATCCTCACGCAAttcctcgtcctcttccAGTTCCTCCTAGGATGCActgcgacgagccgcgAAAAGAATGGGGGGTGGGCCAACAAGCTCCTCATTCCGCCCCACGAGCTGTCCGAAGCCGACGAAAAgtggacgcgccgcgcgtggcgcCAAGTGCAGACGCAGCTGAAGGAGACCGGAAAGGACGGCCGCGAATTTCTGGGTACggtcctcggcgtgctcaaGCGCGAAAACAGCTGGATCCAGTGGAAGGGCGTTAGTGCGCCAGCACTAGAGAAggaggcgctgccgccgaccgacTCGGAGGCATGGGCCGAAAAGGCACACGCTGCTTTTTCGGCGCGCCTGGCTCAGTACCCTCACGCGCTGGGCACACCGGCGCTGAGCATGCTATGGGAGGACGGGTTCGtgccgcaggcgccgtcgagcgtccAAGTGACCGACGAAGAGGGCAATCccaagacgctcgcgaccgacggtctcgaggagctcgaaATGCCGCCGATGCTGCCTTCTCTTACGTCGCTCAGTCGCTCGTTGCACATGgaagagcagcgcgcgaagcagcgccgcgctgcgttGGGCGACGAAATGGCGGACGAGGCAATGGCGCATATCCAGAATACCAAGCAGAGTCTTAcctggcgcgcgctgcgcagtgcAGGCAATGCGCGCCTGCATTTGATGGCGCACATGAACGGCATCGACGATATTCCAGGTCTGCTGCAAGCTAtccacgacgaggagcagaaCGAGCCGTACGACGCGCCAATTCTGCGTGAAGCCAACGAGGCGGAAGAGAAGGCTCAgcgcgatgccgaggcggaggccaaggagaaggaggagaAGGAGCGGGAGGAGAAGGAAAAGGCCGAGAAAGAGGCCAAGGAGAAGGAAGAGAAGGAGAAGGCGGAGAAGGAGGCGAAGGAAGAGGCAGAAAAGGAGGGCGGGGAGGCCCagggcgaggaggatgAGGCGGAGGCCGAGGATGTCGatgccgatgccgacgccgatgccgatgccgacgccgatgctgatgccgatgccgacgccgatgccgatgccgacgccgacgccgacgctgaTGC is a window of Malassezia japonica chromosome 7, complete sequence DNA encoding:
- the LKH1 gene encoding dual-specificity kinase (EggNog:ENOG503NUFQ; COG:T), with protein sequence MDAYAPSYSSLDPSQSSLSDGLSPRAHAAPASMTSVKEMIDGKERQVYVISDDDDDDTPPASPLRNPPVVAAARHNGKRKASAPWSGSDEASAKRQRHDANTAVLDQLAASLNANGMRQAYAEQPAYADPEAYGYANALPAPYTMPSPAYPEMYAAGSQNLSFAPAQDNAMLLARANKVDPYYPSAKPRQSYYDTRPVEPWASTTQVDGPEALMVDDKDGHFIVREGDQITPRYQIRGMLGQGTFGKVVNCYDRKLRRCVAIKVIRAVQKYRDASQIEIRVLQCLRQNDPLNEYQCVQLLETFDFRNHVCIVSDLLDRSVFDFLKDNHFQPFPCRNIWYFAKQLFKSVAFLHGLSLIHTDLKPENVLLVDASYDVVATSRRANARKKRVLRNADIRLIDFGSATFNDEYHSGVVSTRHYRAPEIILGMGWSYPCDAWSLGCILVEFFTGDALFQTHDNLEHLAMMEMVLGGLPDDYRRKAETYKPEYFRNGHLDYPKPETSKQSRRYVQNMKRLQDIVAAPAAYAKHNQAFVSLLRRLLEFDPAKRITMQEALLHPYFDLQPNEIPP
- a CDS encoding uncharacterized protein (EggNog:ENOG503P45Z; COG:A), encoding MSDARERYERDGGAEMDLDDAVEGWIVVVTNVHEEATEDDVMDLFLDFGKVKDLHLNLDRRTGYVKGYALLQYETQDEARQAIDACKKGLTLLEQPLEADYAFVQPPRNAPPRRRAERARSRSPMRS
- a CDS encoding uncharacterized protein (EggNog:ENOG503NZEE; COG:Y), whose amino-acid sequence is MTLGGGVATVAQALDERLPQIHAGVHASKPQNVDRLAPQDALACVEREAASLVDAHRQARDACVAAKETDSTDAPALYEEALAGVVWAKVHNYLMQGSVEQLDDLVERFDIALALQRLGVADPTLPMAALEDWMERSTIAECMALFDYAESRAAFLTENMAANGGKGLVLLRLCNELLRRLSKAHQSQAVFAGRILTFLSSHFAIGERSGVNLKGEFHVENATSIEAVEVPESMDEDDASAEGQASNPHFYTLFWSLQQFFARPVHLFDQATDTPCAEAVAAMHLGDDVRAPMKAFQLASECVLSVLQHYNKAEAHPTSEAKLDTYSTEAFYPKYLSGRPLLAYELSDILFRRHILTQFLVLFQFLLGCTATSREKNGGWANKLLIPPHELSEADEKWTRRAWRQVQTQLKETGKDGREFLGTVLGVLKRENSWIQWKGVSAPALEKEALPPTDSEAWAEKAHAAFSARLAQYPHALGTPALSMLWEDGFVPQAPSSVQVTDEEGNPKTLATDGLEELEMPPMLPSLTSLSRSLHMEEQRAKQRRAALGDEMADEAMAHIQNTKQSLTWRALRSAGNARLHLMAHMNGIDDIPGLLQAIHDEEQNEPYDAPILREANEAEEKAQRDAEAEAKEKEEKEREEKEKAEKEAKEKEEKEKAEKEAKEEAEKEGGEAQGEEDEAEAEDVDADADADADADADADADADADADADADADADADTNTDNAHEHDDSQPTSTEPATSADPSDTADPYADHDTDDEAGDVSHMHVDHETSSVHTADERSVDETHDADATFMTAPHAGRSSDVESSRESTPVPLRSEA